A stretch of the Mycolicibacterium celeriflavum genome encodes the following:
- a CDS encoding TetR/AcrR family transcriptional regulator — protein sequence MADADAVRRKPRSSRPAAKKGERAAKLTAVTDEPAADATRRTEILKTANAVIATTGLRTSLQQIADAAGILAGSLYHHFDSKEAILVELIRRYHADLDRVGELALKRLDEPDPQPVAEQITELGCAIANCAVEHRAALQMSFYEGPSSDPELMELTQRPPSTIQAAMLQALRAGRWSGYIRSDLDLPTMADRVCQSMLHVGLDVIRHKASTNELATLKSRIALEGLAVDVPSDSDLDKSNAFAAAENVIKSWVDTEDDSDLKAAHVRAVARAEFGRRGYEMTTIRDIASAAGLGTGTVYRVIGSKDELLMSIMLEFGHKVGGAWTDIVRSDATTVEKLDALSWLNINALDQFPDEFRIQLAWLRHTPPDTANPAWSFTTRIRQMKALLSEGIRAGEIRNDSPAADMLARCIIGEQWIPENILQRIGARNALLLARDTILRGISVRES from the coding sequence ATGGCCGACGCCGACGCCGTGAGGCGGAAACCGAGAAGTAGCCGGCCTGCCGCCAAGAAGGGGGAGCGCGCCGCGAAGCTCACCGCCGTCACCGACGAACCGGCGGCCGACGCGACGCGGCGCACGGAGATCCTCAAAACCGCGAACGCCGTCATCGCGACAACAGGCTTGCGCACGTCGCTGCAACAGATCGCCGACGCCGCGGGCATTCTCGCGGGCAGCCTCTACCACCATTTCGACTCCAAAGAAGCAATACTCGTCGAGCTGATCCGGCGGTATCACGCCGACCTGGACCGCGTCGGTGAGTTGGCGCTCAAGCGTCTCGACGAACCAGATCCGCAGCCGGTCGCCGAGCAGATCACCGAGCTCGGATGTGCGATCGCCAACTGCGCCGTAGAGCATCGAGCCGCCCTGCAGATGTCGTTCTACGAGGGGCCGAGCTCAGACCCCGAGCTGATGGAGTTGACGCAGCGTCCGCCGTCGACCATCCAGGCGGCGATGTTGCAGGCATTGCGGGCCGGACGCTGGAGCGGCTACATCCGATCCGACCTGGACCTTCCCACCATGGCCGACCGGGTCTGCCAGAGCATGCTGCACGTCGGCCTGGACGTCATCCGGCACAAGGCGTCGACGAACGAACTGGCCACGTTGAAGAGCCGGATAGCTCTCGAGGGTCTCGCCGTCGACGTGCCCTCCGATTCCGACCTGGACAAGTCGAACGCTTTCGCGGCCGCCGAGAACGTCATCAAGAGTTGGGTCGACACCGAAGACGACAGTGACCTCAAGGCGGCCCACGTGCGAGCAGTGGCCCGGGCCGAGTTCGGCCGCCGCGGGTACGAGATGACGACGATCCGGGACATCGCGTCCGCCGCCGGGCTGGGCACCGGCACGGTGTACCGCGTCATCGGCTCGAAAGACGAGCTACTCATGTCGATAATGCTGGAATTCGGACACAAGGTCGGCGGCGCGTGGACGGACATCGTGCGGTCAGACGCCACCACGGTCGAGAAGCTCGACGCACTGAGTTGGCTGAACATCAACGCACTCGACCAGTTCCCCGACGAGTTCCGAATCCAACTTGCCTGGCTACGTCATACACCCCCGGACACCGCGAATCCCGCATGGTCGTTCACTACACGTATTCGCCAGATGAAAGCTCTTCTCTCCGAAGGTATTCGAGCCGGGGAGATACGTAACGACAGTCCCGCTGCCGATATGCTGGCCCGCTGCATCATCGGTGAGCAATGGATTCCGGAGAACATCCTCCAACGAATCGGCGCGCGGAACGCGC